A window of Xiphophorus hellerii strain 12219 chromosome 7, Xiphophorus_hellerii-4.1, whole genome shotgun sequence contains these coding sequences:
- the nup35 gene encoding nucleoporin NUP35, translating to MELQVGSEPMTLGSPTSPKPSSGAQFLPGFLLGDLPAPATPQPRPFSLTSPLAESLSASRGSASSGGGSAPQPVVPTPKDKSGAPPVRSIYDDLVTMGTPLSALKQSFPVMQSPLSARQASTPGSVFQQGCLSPAQVDPFYSQGESLSSDDQLDQTWVTVFGFPPASASYILLQFAQYGNILKHTMASPGNWMHLQYQSRLQARKALSKDGKVFGDSIMVGVKPCIDKSVMGSSEAVSPPLSVSSSALPSTPRSAIRPLSASYRSSGSDYQVVTDRQTPRKDDSFVSKAMEYMFGW from the exons atggagTTACAAG TGGGCTCTGAACCGATGACTCTGGGTTCTCCCACCTCGCCAAAGCCGTCTTCCGGAGCTCAGTTTCTCCCCGGTTTCCTCCTGGGTGACCTGCCGGCACCGGCCACCCCACAGCCCCGCCCTTTCAGCCTGACCTCACCCCTCGCAGAGAGCCTGAGTGCAAGTCGAG GAAGCGCCAGTAGTGGAGGAGGTTCGGCCCCGCAGCCCGTCGTCCCCACGCCAAAAGATAAGAGCGGAGCGCCACCTGTCCGCAGCATCTACGACGACCTGGTCACCATGGGAACGCCGCTCAGTGCACTCAAGCAG tctTTTCCAGTCATGCAGTCTCCCCTCTCGGCACGCCAGGCCTCCACTCCAGGATCAG TGTTCCAGCAGGGGTGCCTTTCTCCGGCGCAGGTGGATCCTTTCTACAGTCAGGGGGAGTCTCTGTCATCTGACGACCAGCTGGACCAGACCTGGGTCACGGTCTTTGG TTTTCCTCCAGCCTCAGCGTCCTACATCCTGCTGCAGTTCGCTCAGTATGGAAACATTCTCAAACACACG ATGGCGTCTCCTGGGAACTGGATGCACCTCCAGTACCAGTCCAGACTGCAGGCCAGGAAAGCCCTGTCCAAAGACGGGAAGGTGTTCGGAGATTCCATCATGGTGGGAGTTAAGCCCTGCATAGACAAG AGTGTGATGGGGAGCAGTGAAGCCGTCTCTCCGCccctctccgtctcctcctctgctctcccCTCCACCCCTCGGTCCGCCATCCGGCCCCTCAGCGCCTCCTACAGGAGCTCCGGCAGCGACTACCAG GTGGTGACGGACAGACAGACGCCCAGGAAGGACGACAGCTTTGTTTCCAAAGCAATGGAGTACATGTTTGGCTGGTGA